The Streptomyces nitrosporeus genome includes a window with the following:
- a CDS encoding DUF4328 domain-containing protein, translating into MVPGTAGCTRCTVLHSSPPGALMAPLPPPGAEGLYRLRSPRGLAVAVVALLAAVAAADLLAVVSEVNLLRVYRDSEGSFVVLDGLRTAENLDTVATSLQILTNLATAVVFLVWFHRVRRNAEVFDAGAQPMKPGWAIGAWFVPIANLWLPRRVAGGIWEASVLPGGGPGRRADSPLVLNLWWGVWIFDLVFGRFASRQYTDAVVAEDIVEGLRLLLVSDALDAVAAVLAILFVRRLTAMQGERATALAAQVSSGGPVPA; encoded by the coding sequence GTGGTCCCGGGTACCGCCGGCTGCACCCGGTGCACGGTGCTGCACTCCTCGCCCCCGGGCGCGCTGATGGCGCCCCTCCCGCCCCCCGGGGCGGAGGGGCTGTACCGGCTCCGCTCACCGCGGGGGCTCGCCGTCGCCGTGGTCGCCCTGCTGGCAGCCGTAGCCGCCGCGGACCTCCTCGCGGTCGTCTCCGAGGTGAACCTGCTGCGCGTGTACAGAGATTCCGAGGGCTCCTTCGTCGTCCTCGACGGGCTGCGGACCGCCGAGAACCTGGACACGGTGGCGACCAGCCTCCAGATACTGACGAACCTGGCCACGGCGGTCGTCTTCCTCGTCTGGTTCCACCGGGTCCGGCGCAACGCGGAGGTGTTCGACGCCGGGGCGCAGCCGATGAAGCCCGGCTGGGCGATCGGCGCCTGGTTCGTGCCGATCGCCAACCTCTGGCTGCCGCGCCGGGTCGCCGGAGGCATCTGGGAGGCCAGTGTCCTGCCCGGCGGCGGACCCGGCCGGCGCGCGGATTCGCCGCTGGTGCTCAACCTGTGGTGGGGGGTCTGGATCTTCGACCTGGTCTTCGGCCGGTTCGCCTCACGGCAGTACACGGACGCGGTGGTTGCCGAGGACATCGTGGAAGGGCTGCGGCTGCTCCTCGTCTCCGACGCGCTCGACGCAGTGGCGGCGGTCCTGGCGATCCTGTTCGTGCGCCGGCTGACCGCGATGCAGGGGGAACGCGCCACGGCGCTCGCCGCGCAGGTGTCTTCCGGGGGGCCGGTCCCGGCCTGA
- a CDS encoding family 20 glycosylhydrolase: MSPSHRATPPSRGALIAAAAVTVAAAVTLTVVVWPDGSGSGPQNGSASSRTAPSPSPTRSYPLSEAPRTVPAVREHTPARGPGWKPGKNSTVVAADHALADEAKTLAGELGISYRGETAARAGDVELALGKKGEGGAESYTLKTSGNRVTISGPDQAGVFYGTRTLVQSLAADDTVPEGVVRDAPDRPQRGFNLDIARKHYSAEWIEARLREMADLKLNQLGLHFSDDQAFRIESETHPEVVSEDHLTKAEVRRIVKLAQSLHITVIGEIDSPGHLGAVLKAHPGLQLRDTQGTARQGAVDISKAESAEIVDDLLREYAELFPGQWFHVGADEYQALTVSDPAASYPQLAVAAREKYGDGATVQDLTEGWLNDRAAVVRKAEKIPKAWNDGFFSGGAVTAGKDIEVEYWTGKEIGARPPQDYLAEGRKVINLNDEFLYYVLGEPNEFVYPTGERIYEQWTPFVLRGTEPVAKRYSKQILGGRFAVWGDFPDAQTQAQVAEGIRMPLNAVSQKLWDPRKPALTWAEFQQLADEVDTPDRSTAP, translated from the coding sequence ATGTCACCCTCACATCGCGCCACCCCGCCCTCACGCGGAGCCCTGATAGCCGCCGCCGCCGTCACCGTGGCGGCGGCCGTCACCCTCACCGTGGTCGTCTGGCCCGACGGGTCCGGCTCCGGGCCGCAGAACGGCTCGGCCTCCTCCCGTACCGCCCCCTCGCCGTCCCCCACCCGCAGCTACCCGCTCTCCGAGGCGCCGAGGACCGTACCCGCGGTGCGCGAGCACACCCCCGCGCGGGGGCCGGGCTGGAAGCCGGGGAAGAACAGCACGGTCGTCGCGGCCGACCACGCGCTCGCCGACGAGGCGAAGACGCTCGCCGGGGAACTGGGGATCAGTTACCGCGGCGAGACCGCGGCCCGGGCCGGGGACGTGGAACTGGCCCTCGGGAAGAAGGGCGAGGGCGGTGCGGAGTCCTACACCCTGAAGACCTCGGGGAACCGGGTGACCATCAGCGGGCCCGACCAGGCCGGCGTCTTCTACGGCACACGCACGCTGGTGCAGTCGCTCGCGGCGGACGACACCGTCCCGGAGGGAGTGGTGCGGGACGCGCCCGACCGCCCGCAGCGCGGCTTCAACCTCGACATCGCGCGCAAGCACTACAGCGCCGAGTGGATCGAGGCACGGCTGCGCGAGATGGCCGACCTCAAGCTCAACCAGCTCGGACTGCACTTCTCCGACGACCAGGCCTTCCGGATCGAGTCCGAGACGCACCCCGAGGTGGTCTCCGAGGACCACCTCACCAAGGCGGAGGTCCGCCGGATCGTGAAGCTCGCCCAGAGCCTCCACATCACGGTCATCGGTGAGATCGACTCGCCCGGACACCTCGGCGCCGTCCTGAAGGCCCACCCCGGCCTGCAGCTGCGCGACACCCAGGGCACCGCCCGCCAGGGAGCCGTCGACATCTCCAAGGCGGAGTCGGCCGAGATCGTCGACGACCTGCTGCGCGAGTACGCCGAACTCTTCCCCGGCCAGTGGTTCCACGTCGGCGCCGACGAGTACCAGGCGCTGACCGTCAGCGACCCGGCGGCCTCCTACCCGCAGCTCGCCGTGGCCGCCCGTGAGAAGTACGGCGACGGCGCCACGGTCCAGGACCTCACCGAGGGCTGGCTGAACGACCGGGCGGCGGTGGTCCGCAAGGCGGAGAAGATCCCCAAGGCGTGGAACGACGGCTTCTTCAGCGGCGGCGCGGTCACCGCGGGCAAGGACATCGAGGTGGAGTACTGGACGGGCAAGGAGATCGGTGCCCGGCCTCCCCAGGACTACCTGGCCGAGGGCCGCAAGGTGATCAACCTCAACGACGAGTTCCTCTACTACGTACTCGGTGAGCCCAACGAGTTCGTCTACCCGACGGGGGAGCGGATCTACGAGCAGTGGACCCCGTTCGTGCTGCGCGGCACCGAACCGGTGGCGAAGCGCTACTCGAAGCAGATCCTGGGCGGCCGCTTCGCCGTCTGGGGCGATTTCCCGGACGCCCAGACCCAGGCACAGGTCGCCGAGGGCATCCGGATGCCGCTCAACGCGGTCTCCCAGAAGCTCTGGGACCCGAGGAAGCCCGCCCTGACCTGGGCCGAGTTCCAGCAGCTCGCGGACGAGGTCGACACCCCGGACCGATCCACGGCTCCGTAA
- a CDS encoding 2-oxo-4-hydroxy-4-carboxy-5-ureidoimidazoline decarboxylase, translating into MSIRPGAHSNGLARFNAWPRRVAEAALLECCGSRRWALRLAAHRPYPDLSSLLAASDEAGYDLGSADLAEALAAESAPCLHHAAPRAAHLALRAAHAAYESRFGHVFAICLDGVPPSQHVDQVLAAIRARLTHDPDEERSLTAEELRRLARGRVIELVTAAGGPEPSA; encoded by the coding sequence GTGAGCATCCGCCCGGGTGCCCACTCGAACGGGCTCGCCCGCTTCAACGCCTGGCCGCGGCGCGTCGCCGAGGCGGCCCTGCTGGAGTGCTGCGGCAGTCGCCGCTGGGCCCTGCGGCTGGCCGCGCACCGCCCCTACCCGGACCTCTCCTCCCTGCTGGCCGCCTCCGACGAGGCGGGCTACGACCTGGGCTCCGCCGACCTGGCCGAGGCCCTCGCCGCCGAGTCCGCCCCCTGCCTGCACCACGCGGCACCGCGCGCCGCCCACCTCGCGCTCCGGGCGGCCCACGCCGCGTACGAGAGCCGTTTCGGACATGTGTTCGCCATCTGTCTCGACGGGGTGCCGCCGTCCCAGCACGTCGATCAGGTGCTGGCTGCCATCCGCGCGCGGCTGACCCATGACCCCGACGAGGAGCGCTCCCTGACCGCGGAGGAGCTGCGCCGACTCGCCCGGGGCCGCGTCATCGAGCTGGTGACGGCGGCGGGCGGCCCGGAACCGTCGGCCTGA
- the sdhC gene encoding succinate dehydrogenase, cytochrome b556 subunit: MPAGTLYRGREGMWSWVAHRVTGVLIFFFLFVHVLDTALVRVSPEAYDDVVATYKTPLVALLEYGLVAAILFHALNGLRIVAVDFWAKGARYQKQMLWTVLGIWIVLMVGALYPVLGHAVREVFGS; this comes from the coding sequence GTGCCGGCTGGAACGCTGTACCGCGGCCGGGAAGGCATGTGGTCCTGGGTGGCTCATCGAGTCACCGGTGTCCTCATTTTCTTCTTCCTGTTCGTACACGTCCTGGACACCGCTCTTGTCCGTGTCTCCCCCGAGGCGTACGACGACGTCGTCGCCACCTACAAGACGCCGCTCGTGGCTCTGCTCGAGTACGGCCTGGTGGCCGCGATCCTCTTCCACGCGCTGAACGGTCTCCGGATCGTCGCCGTGGACTTCTGGGCCAAGGGCGCCCGATACCAGAAGCAGATGCTGTGGACCGTCCTGGGCATCTGGATCGTGCTGATGGTCGGGGCCCTGTACCCCGTCCTCGGTCACGCCGTACGCGAAGTCTTCGGGAGCTGA
- a CDS encoding succinate dehydrogenase hydrophobic membrane anchor subunit — protein sequence MSTETPSSAIGDVEGVSLYDVDNPAPVIEPPRKRTGKTPKGSRTNFEMYAWLFMRLSGIVLVVLVIGHLLIQLVLDGGVSKIGFAFVAGRWASPFWQVWDLAMLWLAMLHGANGLRTVINDYAERDNTRFWLKMLLYTATVFTVLLGTLVIFTFDPNIR from the coding sequence ATGTCCACCGAGACTCCTTCTTCCGCGATCGGTGACGTCGAGGGCGTAAGCCTCTACGACGTCGACAACCCGGCCCCGGTGATCGAGCCCCCGCGCAAGCGCACGGGCAAGACCCCCAAGGGTTCGCGCACCAACTTCGAGATGTACGCCTGGCTCTTCATGCGCCTGTCGGGCATCGTGCTGGTCGTCCTCGTCATCGGCCACCTGCTGATCCAGCTGGTGCTCGACGGCGGTGTGTCCAAGATCGGCTTCGCCTTCGTGGCCGGCCGCTGGGCCTCGCCGTTCTGGCAGGTCTGGGACCTGGCGATGCTGTGGCTCGCCATGCTGCACGGCGCCAACGGCCTCCGTACGGTCATCAACGACTACGCCGAACGGGACAACACCCGCTTCTGGCTGAAGATGCTCCTGTACACCGCCACGGTGTTCACCGTCCTGCTGGGCACGCTGGTGATCTTCACCTTCGACCCGAACATCCGCTAG
- the sdhA gene encoding succinate dehydrogenase flavoprotein subunit, protein MQIHKYDTVIVGAGGAGMRAAIESTKRSRTAVLTKLYPTRSHTGAAQGGMAAALANVEEDNWEWHTFDTIKGGDYLVDQDAAEILAKEAIDAVLDLEKMGLPFGRTPEGKIDQRRFGGHSRNHGEAPVRRACYSGDRTGHMILQTLYQNCVKEGVEFFNEFYVLDQLVVEEDGVKKSAGVVAYELATGEIHVFHAKSVIYASGGTGKFFKVTSNAHTLTGDGQAACYRRGLPLEDMEFFQFHPTGIWRMGILLTEGARGEGGILRNKDGERFMEKYAPVMKDLASRDVVSRSIYTEIREGRGCGPEGDHVYLDLTHLPPEQLDAKLPDITEFARTYLGIEPYTDPIPIQPTAHYAMGGIPTNVEGEVLADNTTVVPGLYAAGEVACVSVHGANRLGTNSLLDINVFGRRSGIAAAEYSAKNDFVELPENPAQLVVDQVERLRNSTGTERVAELRLELQECMDANVMVFRTEQTIKTAVEKIAELRRRYLDVSIQDKGKRFNTDLLEAIELGNLLDLAEVMATSALARKESRGGHYREDYPNRDDVNFMRHTMAYREVADDGTESIRLDYKPVVQTRYQPMERKY, encoded by the coding sequence ATGCAGATCCACAAGTACGACACCGTCATCGTCGGCGCCGGCGGCGCCGGCATGCGCGCGGCCATCGAGTCGACGAAGCGCAGCCGCACCGCCGTGCTGACGAAGCTCTACCCCACCCGCTCCCACACGGGCGCCGCGCAGGGCGGCATGGCCGCCGCGCTGGCCAACGTGGAGGAGGACAACTGGGAGTGGCACACCTTCGACACGATCAAGGGCGGCGACTACCTGGTCGACCAGGACGCCGCCGAGATCCTGGCGAAGGAGGCCATCGACGCCGTCCTCGACCTGGAGAAGATGGGGCTGCCGTTCGGCCGCACGCCCGAGGGCAAGATCGACCAGCGCCGTTTCGGCGGCCACTCCCGCAACCACGGTGAGGCCCCGGTCCGTCGCGCCTGCTACTCCGGCGACCGTACCGGCCACATGATCCTCCAGACGCTGTACCAGAACTGCGTCAAGGAGGGCGTGGAGTTCTTCAACGAGTTCTACGTCCTGGACCAGCTGGTCGTCGAGGAGGACGGCGTAAAGAAGTCCGCCGGCGTCGTCGCCTACGAGCTGGCCACCGGCGAGATCCACGTCTTCCACGCGAAGTCGGTCATCTACGCCTCGGGCGGCACCGGCAAGTTCTTCAAGGTGACGTCGAACGCGCACACCCTGACCGGTGACGGCCAGGCCGCCTGCTACCGGCGCGGTCTGCCGCTGGAGGACATGGAGTTCTTCCAGTTCCACCCGACGGGCATCTGGCGCATGGGCATCCTGCTGACGGAGGGCGCCCGCGGTGAGGGCGGCATCCTCCGCAACAAGGACGGCGAGCGCTTCATGGAGAAGTACGCGCCGGTCATGAAGGACCTCGCGTCCCGTGACGTCGTCTCCCGCTCCATCTACACGGAGATCCGTGAGGGCCGCGGCTGCGGCCCCGAGGGCGACCACGTCTACCTCGACCTCACGCACCTGCCGCCGGAGCAGCTGGACGCCAAGCTGCCGGACATCACCGAGTTCGCGCGTACGTACCTCGGTATCGAGCCCTACACGGACCCGATCCCGATCCAGCCGACCGCGCACTACGCCATGGGCGGCATCCCGACCAACGTCGAGGGCGAGGTGCTGGCCGACAACACCACCGTCGTCCCGGGCCTGTACGCCGCCGGCGAGGTCGCCTGTGTCTCCGTGCACGGCGCCAACCGCCTCGGCACCAACTCGCTGCTCGACATCAACGTCTTCGGGCGCCGTTCGGGCATCGCCGCCGCCGAGTACTCCGCGAAGAACGACTTCGTCGAGCTTCCCGAGAACCCGGCCCAGCTGGTCGTCGACCAGGTCGAGCGGCTGCGCAACTCCACGGGCACCGAGCGCGTCGCCGAGCTCCGCCTGGAGCTCCAGGAGTGCATGGACGCCAACGTGATGGTGTTCCGCACCGAGCAGACGATCAAGACCGCCGTCGAGAAGATCGCCGAGCTGCGCAGGCGCTACCTCGACGTGTCCATCCAGGACAAGGGCAAGCGGTTCAACACCGACCTGCTGGAGGCCATCGAGCTGGGAAACCTGCTCGACCTGGCCGAGGTCATGGCGACCTCCGCGCTGGCCCGCAAGGAGTCCCGCGGCGGTCACTACCGCGAGGACTACCCGAACCGCGACGACGTCAACTTCATGCGCCACACCATGGCGTACCGCGAGGTCGCGGACGACGGCACGGAGTCGATCCGGCTCGACTACAAGCCGGTCGTCCAGACCCGCTACCAGCCGATGGAGCGTAAGTACTGA
- a CDS encoding succinate dehydrogenase iron-sulfur subunit — protein MATPTLEKTGAAEPGFADTPYITATFRIRRFNPEVSDEVQWQDFQISIDPKERVLDALHKIKWELDGSLTFRRSCAHGICGSDAMRINGKNRLACKTLIKDINPEKPITVEAIKGLTVLKDLVVDMDPFFQAYRDVMPFLVTKGNEPTRERLQSPEDRERFDDTTKCILCAACTSSCPVFWNDGQYFGPAAIVNAHRFIFDSRDEAGEQRLEILNDRDGVWRCRTTFNCTDACPRGIEVTKAIQEVKRALITRRF, from the coding sequence ATGGCTACCCCGACCCTGGAGAAGACCGGCGCGGCCGAGCCCGGCTTCGCCGACACTCCGTACATCACGGCCACGTTCCGGATCCGCCGCTTCAACCCGGAGGTCTCGGACGAGGTCCAGTGGCAGGACTTCCAGATCTCGATCGACCCGAAGGAGCGTGTGCTCGACGCCCTTCACAAGATCAAGTGGGAGCTGGACGGCTCCCTGACGTTCCGCCGGTCCTGCGCGCACGGCATCTGCGGCTCCGACGCGATGCGGATCAACGGCAAGAACAGGCTCGCCTGCAAGACGCTGATCAAGGACATCAACCCGGAGAAGCCGATCACCGTCGAAGCCATCAAGGGCCTCACGGTGCTCAAGGACCTCGTGGTCGACATGGACCCGTTCTTCCAGGCCTACCGCGATGTCATGCCCTTCCTGGTCACCAAGGGCAACGAGCCGACCCGGGAGCGTCTGCAGTCCCCCGAGGACCGCGAGCGTTTCGACGACACCACCAAGTGCATCCTGTGCGCCGCGTGCACGTCCTCGTGCCCGGTGTTCTGGAACGACGGGCAGTACTTCGGCCCGGCGGCGATCGTCAACGCGCACCGCTTCATCTTCGACTCGCGTGACGAGGCCGGGGAGCAGCGCCTGGAGATCCTCAACGACCGTGACGGTGTGTGGCGTTGCCGCACGACGTTCAACTGCACGGACGCCTGCCCGCGTGGCATCGAGGTCACCAAGGCGATCCAGGAGGTCAAGCGCGCGCTGATCACGCGTCGCTTCTGA
- a CDS encoding TetR/AcrR family transcriptional regulator — MAKEEKTAKAPKSEQTRTLILETALRLFEERGYDRTTMRAVAQEAGVSVGNAYYYFTSKEHLVQSFYDRIATEHAAAVRPVLDGDPDLAVRIRGLLLCWLDVAQPYHRFAAQFFRNAADPDSPLSPFSEDSAEAREAVISLHERCLTGSSTRYDQELGPILPQLLWLMQMGLVLFWVYDRSEGAERSRRLVERTAPLAARAIALSRFRVLRPLVRQLHEVLVEFMPGAGGAGRNAAAPEAGK, encoded by the coding sequence GTGGCGAAGGAAGAGAAGACCGCGAAGGCCCCGAAGAGCGAGCAGACCCGGACGCTGATCCTGGAGACCGCCCTCAGACTCTTCGAGGAGCGGGGGTACGACCGGACGACGATGCGGGCCGTCGCCCAGGAGGCCGGAGTCTCCGTGGGGAACGCGTACTACTACTTCACGTCGAAGGAGCACCTCGTCCAGAGCTTCTACGACCGGATCGCCACCGAACACGCGGCGGCGGTGCGCCCGGTCCTGGACGGTGACCCGGATCTGGCCGTACGCATCCGGGGGCTGCTGCTGTGCTGGCTGGACGTGGCGCAGCCCTACCACCGGTTCGCCGCCCAGTTCTTCAGGAACGCCGCCGACCCGGACAGTCCGCTCTCCCCCTTCTCCGAGGACTCGGCCGAGGCGCGTGAGGCGGTGATCTCCCTGCACGAACGCTGCCTGACGGGTTCCAGTACCCGTTACGACCAGGAACTGGGCCCGATACTGCCGCAGTTGCTGTGGCTGATGCAGATGGGGCTGGTGCTGTTCTGGGTCTACGACCGGAGTGAGGGGGCCGAGCGCAGCCGCCGGCTCGTGGAGCGCACCGCGCCGCTGGCCGCACGGGCGATCGCGCTCTCCCGCTTCCGGGTGCTGCGTCCGCTCGTACGGCAGCTCCACGAGGTGCTGGTGGAGTTCATGCCCGGGGCCGGCGGGGCCGGCCGGAACGCCGCCGCCCCCGAGGCCGGGAAGTGA
- a CDS encoding ABC transporter substrate-binding protein — protein sequence MRSVRIRILAVLAVLIIVGVGAWQLLPSDEANEDPVTVGTTDVVTSLDPAGAYDAGSWAVYSNLYQSLMTFKSGAIVPEPDAAESCEFVGEGLKTYRCTLRDDLTFSNGRKITAEDVKYSFERMLRIKADAGPAVLFPALDTIGTKGREITFHLSGRDATFPQKLATGAGSIVDSTKYPADKLRGGSAVDGSGPYTLKSYEPGVQAELVPNPSYKGALKETGQAVDVRYFDGPDELQAAWAAGNVDVTHRQLPAEKLAELNPGATDQRVTEADSAEIRNLVFNVRDDSAFADKRVRQAVAWLIDRGPLVGDVYHSTVEPLYSLIPQGYIGHSTPFFDAYPEPSPAKAEQLLKEAGVQIPVPIVFGHRDDDANKAETTELIRQLEKDGLFEVTDKAVEWTAFQKEYAAGKYDVYTVGWLPDYPDSDTFSQPLVGRDNSLHNGYASKQVDALIAATQQYSDRGRTSNDFKKLQKLVGEDVPLVPLWQKKDYVVAKPEVSGSQYLSDGTGLWRLWELSWI from the coding sequence ATGCGATCGGTCCGTATACGGATACTCGCGGTACTCGCGGTATTGATCATCGTCGGCGTCGGTGCCTGGCAGTTGCTGCCGTCCGACGAGGCGAACGAGGACCCGGTCACGGTCGGCACCACGGACGTGGTGACCTCGCTCGACCCGGCCGGCGCCTACGACGCCGGCTCCTGGGCCGTCTACAGCAACCTGTACCAGTCGCTGATGACCTTCAAGTCCGGTGCGATCGTCCCGGAGCCGGACGCGGCGGAGAGCTGCGAGTTCGTCGGTGAGGGGCTGAAGACCTACCGCTGCACGCTGCGGGACGACCTGACCTTCTCCAACGGCCGCAAGATCACGGCCGAGGACGTCAAGTACTCCTTCGAGCGGATGCTCAGGATCAAGGCGGACGCCGGTCCCGCGGTGCTCTTCCCCGCCCTCGACACGATCGGGACGAAGGGCCGGGAGATCACCTTCCACCTCTCCGGCCGTGACGCGACCTTCCCGCAGAAGCTCGCCACCGGCGCCGGGTCGATCGTGGACTCCACGAAGTACCCCGCGGACAAGCTCCGCGGCGGGAGCGCGGTCGACGGCTCGGGCCCGTACACGCTGAAGTCGTACGAGCCCGGCGTCCAGGCCGAACTGGTGCCCAACCCCTCCTACAAGGGGGCGCTGAAGGAGACCGGGCAGGCGGTGGACGTCCGCTACTTCGACGGTCCCGACGAACTGCAGGCGGCCTGGGCGGCCGGCAACGTCGATGTGACGCACCGCCAGCTCCCGGCCGAGAAGCTGGCCGAGCTCAACCCCGGCGCCACCGACCAGCGCGTCACCGAGGCCGACAGCGCGGAGATCCGCAACCTGGTCTTCAACGTCCGCGACGACTCGGCCTTCGCCGACAAGCGGGTCCGGCAGGCCGTCGCCTGGCTCATCGACCGGGGACCGCTGGTCGGCGACGTCTACCACAGCACCGTCGAGCCGCTGTACTCACTGATCCCGCAGGGCTACATCGGGCACAGCACCCCCTTCTTCGACGCCTACCCGGAGCCCAGCCCCGCCAAGGCCGAGCAGTTGCTGAAGGAGGCCGGCGTGCAGATCCCGGTACCGATCGTCTTCGGCCACCGCGACGACGACGCGAACAAGGCGGAGACCACCGAACTGATCCGCCAGCTGGAGAAGGACGGCCTGTTCGAGGTCACCGACAAGGCCGTGGAGTGGACGGCCTTCCAGAAGGAGTACGCGGCCGGGAAGTACGACGTCTACACCGTCGGCTGGCTCCCCGACTACCCCGACTCCGACACCTTCAGCCAGCCCCTGGTCGGCCGGGACAACAGCCTCCACAACGGTTACGCCAGCAAGCAGGTGGACGCCCTCATCGCGGCGACCCAGCAGTACAGCGACCGCGGCCGTACCTCGAACGACTTCAAGAAGCTCCAGAAGCTGGTCGGCGAGGACGTGCCCCTGGTCCCGCTGTGGCAGAAGAAGGACTACGTCGTCGCCAAGCCCGAGGTGTCCGGCTCGCAGTACCTCTCCGACGGCACCGGCCTCTGGCGCCTGTGGGAACTCAGCTGGATCTGA
- a CDS encoding metallophosphoesterase codes for MAVVFVLVAVAVLALLAGVHRYVWRRLIGDTTAEGSLARRAGTVAAFVLPLLSVGALAGGRVGFPFGLQQVLAWPGFLWLAALLYLTLALLVGEAVRPLLRRALERRAARRAPDAAPAQDPARTGPAGAAPAAAAAPAAAAAPAGAVATADRGAGGDRAEAAGGTAPAPAPVATDGTGPEAAEAAEAAPETAGASTEAPAGPSRRLFVARAVGGAAALAGLGTVGYGTYGVLRGPRVKRVTVPLARLPRSAHGFRIAVVSDIHLGPILGRAHTRRIVDTINATGPDLVAVVGDLVDGSVADLGTAAEPLAGLEARHGSYFVTGNHEYFSGAAEWVGHVRELGLHPLENARVEIAGFDLAGVNDVAGESEGQGPDFAAALGDRDRGRASVLLAHQPVVIDDAVRHGVDLQLSGHTHGGQLWPGSLLAELANPTVAGLERYGDTQLYVSRGAGAWGPPVRVGAPSDITVVELASKQA; via the coding sequence GTGGCAGTCGTCTTCGTGCTGGTGGCGGTCGCGGTCCTCGCGCTGCTCGCCGGCGTACACCGCTATGTCTGGCGCCGGCTGATCGGTGACACGACGGCCGAGGGCAGCCTCGCGCGCCGGGCCGGCACGGTCGCGGCGTTCGTCCTGCCGCTGCTGAGCGTGGGCGCCCTGGCCGGCGGCCGCGTGGGGTTCCCGTTCGGACTGCAGCAGGTGCTGGCCTGGCCCGGCTTCCTGTGGCTGGCCGCTCTGCTCTATCTGACCCTGGCCCTGCTGGTGGGCGAGGCGGTACGTCCGCTGCTGCGCCGGGCGCTGGAACGGCGGGCCGCACGACGGGCCCCGGACGCGGCCCCGGCCCAGGACCCCGCCCGGACGGGACCGGCCGGAGCCGCGCCCGCCGCAGCCGCCGCGCCCGCCGCAGCCGCCGCGCCCGCCGGTGCCGTCGCGACCGCGGACCGGGGCGCGGGAGGCGACCGGGCGGAAGCCGCCGGCGGTACGGCCCCCGCCCCCGCCCCCGTCGCCACCGACGGCACCGGGCCGGAGGCCGCCGAGGCCGCCGAGGCCGCACCGGAGACCGCGGGAGCCTCCACCGAAGCCCCCGCCGGACCGTCCCGCCGGCTGTTCGTCGCCCGTGCCGTCGGCGGTGCGGCGGCCCTCGCCGGCCTGGGCACCGTCGGGTACGGCACCTACGGTGTGCTGCGCGGCCCCCGGGTCAAGCGGGTCACCGTCCCGCTGGCCAGGCTGCCGCGCTCCGCGCACGGCTTCCGGATCGCCGTCGTCAGCGACATCCACCTCGGCCCGATCCTCGGCCGCGCCCACACCCGGCGGATCGTCGACACGATCAACGCGACCGGGCCCGACCTGGTGGCCGTCGTCGGGGACCTCGTCGACGGGTCGGTCGCCGATCTCGGTACCGCGGCCGAGCCGCTGGCCGGCCTGGAGGCGCGCCACGGCAGCTACTTCGTCACCGGCAACCACGAGTACTTCTCCGGCGCCGCGGAGTGGGTCGGCCACGTACGCGAACTGGGCCTGCACCCGCTGGAGAACGCCCGGGTCGAGATCGCCGGGTTCGACCTCGCCGGAGTCAACGACGTCGCGGGCGAGAGCGAGGGGCAGGGGCCGGACTTCGCCGCCGCGCTCGGCGACCGTGACCGGGGCCGCGCCTCCGTCCTCCTCGCGCACCAGCCGGTCGTCATCGACGACGCCGTCAGGCACGGGGTCGACCTCCAGCTCTCCGGGCACACCCACGGCGGCCAGCTCTGGCCCGGCAGCCTGCTCGCGGAGCTGGCCAATCCGACGGTCGCCGGGCTCGAACGCTACGGCGACACCCAGCTGTACGTCTCGCGGGGCGCGGGCGCCTGGGGCCCGCCGGTCCGGGTCGGCGCGCCCTCCGACATCACCGTCGTGGAGCTCGCCTCGAAGCAGGCCTGA
- a CDS encoding SCO4848 family membrane protein, producing MILRVGLGTLVVSCLWITFARNLWKDGSGLAFDDAGDPTAYFWVHLLLAIASFLLGTAVGVIGFRGVRALRHTRT from the coding sequence GTGATCTTGCGGGTGGGTCTCGGTACGCTAGTGGTTAGCTGTCTGTGGATCACTTTCGCCAGAAACCTCTGGAAGGACGGCAGCGGGCTCGCGTTCGACGACGCGGGCGACCCGACCGCCTACTTCTGGGTCCACCTGCTGCTCGCCATCGCCTCGTTTCTTCTGGGGACGGCTGTGGGGGTCATCGGGTTCCGTGGCGTCAGGGCTCTGCGGCACACACGTACATGA
- a CDS encoding SCO4848 family membrane protein, whose protein sequence is MKLSPRVSWFLLAFGVWSWVIWVTFAKNLFKDASGLAFDDAGNPTAYLWVHLALAVTSFILGTAVGVIGFRGVRAGRK, encoded by the coding sequence ATGAAGCTCAGCCCCCGCGTCTCCTGGTTCCTGCTCGCGTTCGGCGTCTGGTCTTGGGTGATCTGGGTGACCTTCGCGAAGAACCTGTTCAAGGACGCCAGCGGACTCGCCTTCGACGACGCGGGAAACCCGACGGCGTACCTGTGGGTCCATCTGGCACTCGCTGTCACATCGTTCATCCTAGGGACGGCTGTGGGCGTGATCGGCTTCCGGGGTGTCCGCGCGGGCAGGAAGTAA